The following is a genomic window from Acidimicrobium ferrooxidans DSM 10331.
GCGGATCCTCGCGGAGGCCACCAAGGCCACCGTCGAGGTCCACCCCAACATCCCTCGGGAGGTCCTCGAGCAGCGGTTCCGCGAGATCGAGCGCGCATTCGAGGATGCTTGCGTCCGGGGCTGGCATCCGCTCGAGCACGGCTTGACCCTCCCCGACCCGGACGACCGCCACGTCGTCGCAGCTGCGCTTGCCGGCGGAGCAGACGCCATCGTCACGAGGAACCTCCGCGACTACCCGAGGGGCGCCCTCGCCGATCTCACGATCGAAGTCACTCACCCCGATGACTTCCTCCTCGACCAACTCGACCTCGCGCCGAAGGCAGTACTTGACGCCATCGAGC
Proteins encoded in this region:
- a CDS encoding PIN domain-containing protein, translating into MARYAVVLDACVLVPVTLADTLLRLAELGLYRPLWSKRILAEATKATVEVHPNIPREVLEQRFREIERAFEDACVRGWHPLEHGLTLPDPDDRHVVAAALAGGADAIVTRNLRDYPRGALADLTIEVTHPDDFLLDQLDLAPKAVLDAIEQQAANTRQPSLTPRDVIARLARCGVPTFADKIGRMI